The Streptomyces sp. NBC_01255 genome window below encodes:
- a CDS encoding SPFH domain-containing protein, producing the protein MSAVIIVLIILVVLVFIALIKTIQVIPQASAAIVERFGRYTRTLNAGLNIVVPFIDSIRNRIDLREQVVPFPPQPVITQDNLVVNIDTVIYYQVTDARAATYEVASYIQAIEQLTVTTLRNIIGGMDLERTLTSREDINAALRGVLDEATGKWGIRVNRVELKAIEPPTSIQDSMEKQMRAERDKRAAILTAEGTRQSQILTAEGEKQSAILRAEGEAKAAALRAEGEAQAVRTVFEAIHAGDPDQKLLSYQYLQMLPKIAEGDANKLWIVPSEIGDALKGLSGAFGNMGGGVPGFNTKDSRSDRREEPPVD; encoded by the coding sequence ATGTCAGCAGTCATCATCGTCCTGATCATTCTGGTGGTGCTCGTCTTCATCGCCCTGATCAAGACGATCCAGGTCATCCCGCAGGCGAGCGCGGCGATCGTGGAGCGCTTCGGCCGCTACACCCGCACGCTCAACGCCGGACTCAACATCGTCGTCCCGTTCATAGACTCGATCCGCAACAGGATCGACCTCCGCGAGCAGGTCGTCCCGTTCCCGCCGCAGCCGGTGATCACCCAGGACAACCTCGTCGTCAACATCGACACGGTCATCTACTACCAGGTGACCGACGCCCGGGCCGCGACCTACGAGGTCGCCAGCTACATCCAGGCGATCGAGCAGCTCACCGTCACCACCCTGCGCAACATCATCGGCGGCATGGACCTGGAGCGGACCCTCACCTCCCGCGAGGACATCAACGCGGCGCTGCGCGGCGTCCTCGACGAGGCCACCGGCAAGTGGGGCATCCGCGTCAACCGCGTCGAGCTCAAGGCGATCGAGCCGCCGACCTCCATCCAGGACTCGATGGAGAAGCAGATGCGCGCCGAGCGCGACAAGCGCGCCGCGATCCTCACCGCCGAGGGCACCCGCCAGTCCCAGATCCTCACCGCCGAGGGCGAGAAGCAGTCCGCGATCCTCCGCGCCGAGGGCGAGGCCAAGGCCGCCGCCCTGCGCGCCGAGGGCGAGGCCCAGGCCGTCCGTACGGTCTTCGAGGCCATCCACGCCGGCGACCCGGACCAGAAGCTCCTCTCCTACCAGTACCTCCAGATGCTCCCGAAGATCGCCGAGGGCGACGCCAACAAGCTCTGGATCGTGCCCAGCGAGATCGGCGACGCCCTCAAGGGCCTCTCCGGCGCCTTCGGGAACATGGGCGGCGGCGTCCCCGGCTTCAACACGAAGGACTCCCGGTCCGACCGGCGAGAAGAACCCCCGGTTGACTGA
- a CDS encoding sulfite exporter TauE/SafE family protein: protein MALSIWEALAIFAAGIGAGTINTIVGSGTLITFPVLLATGLPPITANVSNTLGLVPGAISGVVGYRHELKGQKARILRLGGAALVGGLIGAILLLSLPSEAFDAIVPVLIGIALVLVLLQPRIAAAVQRRREETGTVAHPDGGPLLLVGLCLASMYGGYFGAAQGVLYLSLMGLLLHDTLQRINAVKNVLGALVNGVAAVFFLFVAEFDWTAVLLIAVGSTIGGQIGAKVGRKLSPSVLRGVIIAVGVVAILQLTLK, encoded by the coding sequence ATGGCGTTGTCCATCTGGGAAGCGCTGGCAATCTTCGCCGCCGGCATCGGCGCCGGCACCATCAACACCATCGTGGGATCGGGAACGCTCATCACGTTCCCGGTCCTCCTCGCGACCGGGCTCCCCCCGATCACCGCGAACGTCTCCAACACCCTGGGCCTCGTCCCCGGTGCCATCAGCGGAGTCGTCGGCTACCGCCACGAACTGAAGGGCCAGAAGGCCCGCATCCTCCGCCTCGGCGGCGCGGCCCTCGTCGGCGGCCTCATCGGCGCGATCCTGCTCCTCTCCCTGCCGTCCGAGGCCTTCGACGCGATCGTCCCCGTCCTCATCGGCATCGCGCTCGTCCTGGTCCTGCTCCAGCCCCGCATCGCCGCCGCCGTGCAGCGACGCCGCGAAGAGACCGGCACCGTGGCCCACCCCGACGGCGGCCCCCTCCTCCTCGTCGGCCTCTGCCTGGCCAGCATGTACGGCGGATACTTCGGCGCCGCCCAGGGAGTGCTCTACCTCTCCCTCATGGGCCTGCTGCTCCACGACACCCTGCAGCGGATCAACGCCGTCAAGAACGTCCTCGGCGCCCTCGTCAACGGCGTCGCCGCCGTCTTCTTCCTCTTCGTCGCCGAGTTCGACTGGACGGCCGTTCTCCTCATCGCCGTCGGCTCCACCATCGGCGGCCAGATCGGCGCCAAGGTCGGACGCAAGCTGTCGCCGTCCGTCCTGCGCGGAGTGATCATCGCGGTCGGCGTCGTCGCGATCCTCCAGCTGACGCTGAAGTAG
- a CDS encoding HNH endonuclease: MRDTLVLNASFEPLSTVTLNRAVVLVLQDKAVVEQAHPELRVRGAAVDLPVPRVIRLCRYVRVPFRRHAPWSRRGVLVRDQHRCAYCGRRATTVDHVVPRAQGGGDSWLNTVASCAEDNHRKADRTPEQAGMPLLHEPFVPSPADAMLLAMRAGERSELPEWLANSAA; encoded by the coding sequence ATGCGGGACACGCTGGTACTCAACGCGAGCTTCGAGCCGCTGTCGACGGTCACACTCAACCGTGCGGTGGTGCTTGTCCTGCAGGACAAGGCCGTCGTCGAGCAGGCCCATCCCGAGCTGCGGGTGCGTGGTGCCGCCGTCGATCTTCCGGTGCCGCGGGTGATCAGGCTCTGCCGGTACGTACGGGTGCCGTTCCGAAGACACGCCCCGTGGTCGAGGCGGGGGGTGCTGGTCAGGGACCAACACCGGTGCGCGTACTGCGGGAGGCGGGCGACGACCGTCGACCATGTCGTGCCGCGTGCGCAGGGGGGCGGGGACAGCTGGCTGAACACCGTCGCGTCCTGCGCCGAGGACAACCACCGCAAGGCCGACCGGACGCCGGAGCAGGCGGGGATGCCGCTGCTGCACGAGCCGTTCGTGCCGTCGCCTGCGGACGCGATGCTGCTCGCCATGCGGGCGGGTGAGCGGTCCGAGCTGCCGGAGTGGCTGGCGAACTCGGCCGCGTAG
- a CDS encoding YbhB/YbcL family Raf kinase inhibitor-like protein — protein sequence MSEGKRAPLPHDFHPPVAAFTVVSDDIAPGGVLKDAQVYAAGNTSPHLRWEGFPAGTKSFAVTCFDPDAPTGSGFWHWVLFDIPVSVTELAVGAGSGSFKGLPAGAVHVRNDYGAKEFGGAAPPAGDPAHRYVFTVYAVDSEKLGPDGDVSPAAVGFNLRFHTLGRAQLVGEYAAPAAV from the coding sequence GTGTCCGAGGGTAAGAGGGCGCCGCTCCCGCACGATTTCCATCCGCCGGTGGCGGCGTTCACCGTGGTGAGCGACGACATCGCGCCGGGCGGGGTCCTGAAGGACGCTCAGGTGTACGCGGCGGGGAACACCTCTCCGCACCTGCGCTGGGAGGGCTTCCCGGCGGGGACGAAGAGCTTCGCCGTGACGTGCTTCGACCCGGACGCTCCGACGGGCAGTGGGTTCTGGCACTGGGTGCTGTTCGACATCCCGGTGTCGGTGACGGAGCTGGCCGTCGGTGCCGGGTCGGGGTCGTTCAAGGGGCTGCCTGCCGGAGCCGTGCACGTACGGAACGACTACGGCGCGAAGGAGTTCGGCGGCGCCGCTCCCCCGGCCGGGGACCCGGCGCACCGCTACGTCTTCACCGTGTACGCGGTGGACAGCGAGAAGCTGGGGCCCGATGGCGACGTGTCGCCGGCGGCGGTCGGCTTCAACCTGCGCTTCCACACGCTGGGCCGTGCCCAGTTGGTCGGTGAGTACGCGGCTCCCGCGGCGGTCTGA
- a CDS encoding sporulation protein: MGFKKLLASLGAGGATVETVLTEANVVPGGVVQGEVRIQGGSVDQQIEALSVGLQARVEVEGGDQEHKQDVEFLKVRLGGAFEVKAGAVHVVPFGLEVPWETPVTSIAGQQLHGMNIGVVTELEIARAVDSGDLDPINVHPLPAQQAILDAFIGLGFRFKSADMERGHIRGTRQKLPFYQEIEFFAPQQYRGLNQVEVSFVADDREMDVVLEMDKKPGLFGEGSDSFRAFKVGLHDFHTTDWAAYLNQWLAEVGGRRNWL, from the coding sequence ATGGGATTCAAGAAGCTGCTTGCGAGCCTGGGTGCCGGTGGGGCCACCGTGGAGACCGTGCTCACCGAGGCGAACGTGGTTCCGGGCGGTGTCGTCCAGGGTGAGGTGAGGATCCAGGGCGGCAGCGTCGACCAGCAGATCGAGGCGCTCTCCGTCGGCCTGCAGGCCCGGGTCGAGGTCGAGGGTGGCGACCAGGAGCACAAGCAGGACGTCGAGTTCCTCAAGGTGCGTCTGGGTGGTGCCTTCGAGGTGAAGGCCGGCGCGGTGCACGTGGTGCCGTTCGGTCTTGAGGTGCCGTGGGAGACGCCGGTGACCTCGATCGCCGGTCAGCAGCTGCACGGCATGAACATCGGCGTGGTCACCGAGCTGGAGATCGCCCGGGCCGTGGACTCCGGCGACCTGGACCCGATCAACGTGCACCCGCTGCCGGCGCAGCAGGCGATCCTGGACGCCTTCATCGGTCTGGGCTTCCGCTTCAAGAGCGCGGACATGGAGCGCGGGCACATCCGGGGGACGCGGCAGAAGCTGCCCTTCTACCAGGAGATCGAGTTCTTCGCTCCGCAGCAGTACCGCGGGCTGAACCAGGTCGAGGTCAGCTTCGTCGCCGACGACCGTGAGATGGACGTCGTCCTGGAGATGGACAAGAAGCCGGGGCTGTTCGGCGAGGGCAGCGACTCGTTCCGCGCGTTCAAGGTGGGGCTGCACGACTTCCACACGACCGACTGGGCGGCCTACCTGAACCAGTGGCTCGCCGAGGTCGGCGGCCGCCGCAACTGGCTCTAG
- a CDS encoding DNA-3-methyladenine glycosylase: protein MSDTPSRTPLPRAFFDRPVLEVAPDLLGRTLVRNSPEGRIELRLTEVEAYAGAIDPGSHAFRGRTARNAVMFGPPGHAYVYFTYGMWHCLNLVCGPEGEANGVLLRAGEILTGAEQARARRRSARRDTELAKGPARLATALDVALSLNGTDTCAGPEAPLSLLTGTPPTPDALSSGPRTGVGGDGAPHPWRFWITDDPTVSPYRAHTPRKRRLDSGRPTA, encoded by the coding sequence ATGAGCGACACCCCCTCCCGTACGCCGCTCCCGCGGGCCTTCTTCGACCGCCCCGTCCTGGAGGTCGCCCCCGACCTGCTCGGCCGCACCCTCGTCCGGAACTCGCCCGAAGGGCGGATCGAGCTACGCCTCACGGAGGTGGAGGCGTACGCCGGCGCGATCGATCCCGGCTCGCACGCCTTCCGCGGCCGCACCGCACGCAACGCCGTCATGTTCGGCCCGCCCGGACACGCGTACGTCTACTTCACCTACGGCATGTGGCACTGCCTCAACCTGGTCTGCGGCCCCGAAGGCGAGGCGAACGGAGTCCTCCTGCGCGCGGGCGAGATCCTGACCGGCGCCGAGCAGGCCCGCGCCCGCCGCCGCTCGGCCCGCCGCGACACGGAACTGGCCAAGGGCCCCGCCCGCCTGGCCACGGCCCTGGACGTCGCCCTCTCCCTGAACGGCACGGACACCTGCGCCGGCCCCGAAGCCCCGCTCTCCCTGCTCACCGGCACGCCACCCACCCCGGACGCCCTCAGCAGCGGCCCCCGTACGGGCGTAGGCGGCGACGGCGCCCCCCACCCCTGGCGCTTCTGGATCACCGACGACCCGACGGTCAGCCCCTACCGCGCCCACACGCCCCGGAAGCGCCGCCTTGACTCCGGCCGCCCGACCGCCTAA
- a CDS encoding tetratricopeptide repeat protein, which yields MPIPPEVTGDEIDPDVRQELMSLPKGLAEEVSRNLVMVAQLIDEEPDRAYEYSRVALRLASRVAAVREAAGFAAYATQKYSEALAEFRAARRMSGGVELWPVMADCERGLNRPERALAMAGEPEVQKLDKAGQVEMRLVAAGARRDLGQLDAAIVTLQSPELASGAVHPWTARLRYAYADALIAAGRESEARDWFAKALEADKDGVTDASDRLAELDGVEFVDAFDDSEDEVVEGGIVDEVEIEAEGDVEDVDVDVEDDEIDDVDGDDR from the coding sequence CTGCCGATCCCGCCGGAGGTCACCGGTGACGAGATCGACCCGGACGTGCGCCAGGAGCTGATGAGCCTGCCCAAGGGGCTGGCCGAGGAGGTCTCCCGCAACCTGGTCATGGTCGCCCAGCTGATCGACGAGGAGCCGGACCGGGCGTACGAGTACTCCCGGGTCGCCCTGCGGCTCGCGTCGCGTGTCGCGGCCGTGCGCGAGGCGGCCGGCTTCGCCGCGTACGCCACGCAGAAGTACTCCGAGGCGCTGGCCGAGTTCCGCGCGGCGCGGCGGATGAGCGGTGGCGTCGAGCTGTGGCCCGTCATGGCCGACTGCGAGCGTGGCCTGAACCGTCCCGAGCGCGCGCTGGCGATGGCCGGTGAGCCCGAGGTGCAGAAGCTGGACAAGGCCGGGCAGGTCGAGATGCGTCTCGTGGCTGCCGGTGCCCGTCGTGACCTGGGTCAGCTGGACGCCGCCATCGTGACGCTGCAGAGCCCCGAGCTCGCGTCCGGCGCCGTTCACCCGTGGACCGCGCGCCTGCGGTACGCCTACGCCGACGCGCTGATCGCCGCCGGTCGCGAGAGCGAGGCGCGGGACTGGTTCGCGAAGGCCCTGGAGGCCGACAAGGACGGGGTCACGGACGCCTCGGACCGGCTCGCCGAGCTGGACGGCGTCGAGTTCGTGGACGCCTTCGACGACTCGGAGGACGAGGTCGTCGAGGGTGGGATCGTCGATGAGGTCGAGATCGAGGCCGAGGGCGACGTCGAAGACGTCGACGTCGATGTCGAGGACGATGAGATCGACGACGTCGACGGCGACGACCGCTGA
- a CDS encoding DUF1015 domain-containing protein, with amino-acid sequence MNTSGHAADAVRDDTAGLRLAPFRGLRYVPERVGSLAAVTSPPYDVVVRPDGLLHLESADPHNIVRLILPQAITAGTRHRKAAVTLDRWLADGVLAPDPEPALYVYEQNGDGILQRGIIGALELSTPDEGVVLPHEDVMPHVVEDRAALMRTTAANLEPLLLTYVGEDDDGADTVIERTVRREPLLSTTTEDGFQHRLWAVTDPADQATVAQELRRHQALIADGHHRWATYLRLREEHTAPGPWNYGLVLLIDTARYPLRVRAIHRLLNRLPVADALAALGDSFRVRRLERALPVALEALATAAAEGNAFLLAGDGAFHLLDRPDPTLLDRTIRADRPEAWRTLDATVLHSTLLDHVWHIPDAPEDIAYIHDTQAAVAQAERRGGTAVLMHPVREEVVRDLARQGVTMPRKSTSFGPKPATGLVLRSLALD; translated from the coding sequence ATGAACACCTCAGGTCACGCGGCCGACGCTGTCCGCGACGACACCGCAGGGCTGCGCCTGGCCCCGTTCCGTGGACTCCGTTACGTCCCCGAGCGGGTGGGCAGCCTCGCCGCCGTGACGTCCCCGCCCTACGACGTCGTCGTACGACCTGACGGACTTCTCCATCTGGAGTCGGCCGACCCCCACAACATCGTCCGGCTGATCCTCCCGCAGGCGATCACCGCCGGCACCCGCCACCGCAAGGCCGCCGTCACCCTCGACCGCTGGCTCGCGGACGGCGTCCTCGCCCCGGACCCGGAGCCCGCGCTCTACGTGTACGAGCAGAACGGCGACGGCATCCTCCAGCGGGGCATCATCGGCGCCCTGGAGCTCTCGACCCCGGACGAGGGCGTGGTCCTCCCGCACGAGGACGTCATGCCGCACGTGGTCGAGGACCGCGCCGCCCTCATGCGGACCACCGCCGCCAATCTGGAACCGCTGCTCCTCACGTACGTCGGAGAGGACGACGACGGCGCCGACACCGTCATCGAACGGACCGTCCGCCGCGAGCCCCTGCTCTCCACGACTACGGAGGACGGCTTCCAGCACCGCCTCTGGGCGGTCACCGACCCGGCCGACCAGGCCACCGTCGCCCAGGAGCTCCGCCGCCACCAGGCCCTCATCGCCGACGGCCACCACCGCTGGGCGACCTATCTGCGCCTGCGCGAGGAGCACACCGCTCCCGGCCCCTGGAACTACGGCCTGGTCCTCCTCATCGACACCGCCCGCTACCCCCTGCGGGTCCGCGCCATCCACCGTCTCCTCAACCGCCTGCCGGTCGCGGACGCCCTGGCGGCCCTCGGCGACTCCTTCCGGGTACGCCGGCTCGAGCGCGCCCTGCCGGTGGCCCTGGAGGCCCTGGCCACTGCGGCGGCCGAGGGCAACGCGTTCCTCCTCGCGGGTGACGGCGCCTTCCATCTCCTGGACCGCCCGGACCCCACGCTCCTCGACCGGACGATCCGCGCGGACCGCCCGGAGGCCTGGCGCACCCTGGACGCGACGGTCCTGCACTCCACTCTCCTGGACCACGTCTGGCACATCCCGGACGCCCCCGAGGACATCGCCTACATCCACGACACGCAGGCCGCGGTCGCCCAGGCGGAACGCCGCGGCGGTACGGCGGTCCTGATGCATCCGGTACGGGAGGAGGTCGTACGGGACCTCGCGCGGCAGGGCGTGACGATGCCCCGCAAGTCGACCTCGTTCGGCCCGAAGCCCGCGACCGGCCTGGTCCTGAGAAGCCTCGCGCTGGACTGA
- a CDS encoding HAD hydrolase-like protein: protein MTVRIGQGQQDGGGRALPGSSAVPLSAAYDTALLDLDGVVYAGGEAIPYAVEALGVARAGGMHLAYVTNNALRTPEEVATHLTELGVPAVAGDVVTSAQAVARLIADEVPPGSRVLVIGGEGLRVALRERGLVPVESADFEPAAVVQGYGGPDLPWGRFAEAAYAVQRGVPWYASNTDLTIPGARGIGPGNGAAVEVVRIAAGGRVEPKVAGKPLPPMHRETVLRTGAERPLVVGDRLDTDIEGAFNGGVDSLLVLTGVTDVARLLTAAPEHRPTYVAADLRGLLVAQPEVVAEAGGVVVCGGWRASVRGGELVLESVVEPGADVMDGVRALCGAAWSAAGDGVCGADAGKALALLGW, encoded by the coding sequence GTGACGGTGCGGATCGGGCAGGGGCAGCAGGACGGTGGCGGCAGGGCGCTTCCGGGGAGCAGCGCGGTGCCGCTGAGCGCGGCGTACGACACGGCTCTTCTCGACCTGGACGGTGTCGTGTACGCGGGTGGGGAGGCCATCCCGTACGCCGTCGAGGCGCTCGGCGTGGCACGGGCCGGTGGCATGCACCTGGCGTACGTCACCAACAACGCGCTGCGGACGCCGGAGGAGGTCGCGACGCACCTCACCGAGCTGGGCGTGCCGGCGGTGGCCGGGGACGTGGTCACGTCGGCGCAGGCGGTCGCGCGGCTGATCGCCGACGAAGTGCCGCCGGGGTCACGGGTGTTGGTCATCGGTGGCGAAGGGCTGCGGGTGGCGCTGCGCGAGCGGGGCCTCGTGCCGGTGGAGTCGGCGGACTTCGAGCCGGCGGCGGTCGTCCAGGGGTACGGAGGGCCTGACCTGCCGTGGGGGCGGTTCGCGGAGGCCGCGTACGCGGTGCAGCGGGGTGTGCCCTGGTACGCCTCGAACACCGACCTGACGATTCCGGGCGCGCGGGGGATCGGGCCGGGGAACGGGGCGGCGGTGGAGGTCGTACGGATCGCGGCCGGGGGTCGCGTGGAGCCGAAGGTCGCGGGGAAGCCGCTGCCGCCGATGCACCGGGAGACGGTGCTGCGGACGGGGGCCGAGCGGCCGCTGGTCGTGGGGGACCGGCTGGACACGGACATCGAGGGCGCGTTCAACGGCGGCGTGGACTCGCTGCTCGTCCTCACCGGCGTCACGGATGTGGCGCGGCTGCTGACGGCGGCGCCGGAGCACCGGCCGACGTATGTGGCGGCGGATCTGCGGGGGCTGCTGGTGGCGCAGCCGGAGGTCGTCGCGGAGGCCGGGGGTGTCGTGGTGTGTGGGGGGTGGCGGGCGTCGGTGCGTGGGGGTGAGCTGGTGCTTGAGTCGGTGGTTGAGCCTGGTGCTGATGTGATGGATGGGGTGCGGGCGTTGTGCGGGGCCGCGTGGTCGGCCGCGGGCGACGGGGTGTGCGGGGCGGATGCCGGAAAGGCGTTGGCGTTGTTGGGGTGGTGA
- a CDS encoding iron chelate uptake ABC transporter family permease subunit has translation MAVAVLLLVCVLSIMIGAKPVPLGDVWHGLFRNSGVGNDVVIHDVRVPRTLLGLLVGLALGLSGAVMQGLTRNPLAEPGLLGVNAGAAAAVVTAIAFLGMSDVRDYVWFAFVGAAVVAVVVYLLGGSRSATPVRLALAGTAATAALYGYVNAVQLLNSAALDRLRFWTVGSLASADMATIRQVAPFILGGAVLALLIARPLNAMEMGDDTARALGANINRTRVVAMVSVTLMCGAATAACGPIVFLGLMVPYMVRAITGPDMRWILPYAAVLAPVLLLGSDVVGRLVARPSELQVGIVTALIGGPVFIRLVRRKRMAQL, from the coding sequence GTGGCCGTCGCGGTCCTGCTGCTGGTCTGTGTCCTGAGCATCATGATCGGTGCCAAGCCGGTGCCGCTCGGGGACGTGTGGCACGGGCTGTTTCGGAACAGCGGTGTCGGCAACGACGTCGTCATCCACGACGTACGCGTCCCCCGTACTCTCCTCGGGCTGCTCGTCGGGCTCGCTCTCGGGCTCTCCGGGGCCGTGATGCAGGGGCTGACCCGTAATCCGCTCGCCGAGCCCGGACTGCTCGGGGTCAACGCGGGGGCCGCCGCCGCCGTCGTCACGGCCATCGCGTTCCTCGGGATGTCCGACGTCAGGGACTACGTCTGGTTCGCCTTCGTCGGAGCCGCCGTCGTCGCCGTGGTCGTCTATCTGCTCGGGGGCAGCCGCAGTGCCACGCCCGTGCGTCTGGCGCTTGCCGGGACCGCCGCCACCGCCGCGCTCTACGGGTACGTCAACGCCGTCCAGCTGCTGAACTCCGCCGCCCTCGACCGGCTGCGGTTCTGGACCGTCGGGTCGCTCGCCTCCGCCGACATGGCGACCATCCGGCAGGTCGCCCCCTTCATCCTGGGCGGCGCCGTCCTCGCGCTCCTCATCGCGCGGCCGCTGAACGCCATGGAGATGGGCGACGACACCGCCCGGGCGCTCGGCGCGAACATCAACCGGACCCGGGTCGTCGCCATGGTGTCCGTCACCCTGATGTGCGGAGCCGCCACCGCGGCCTGCGGGCCCATCGTGTTCCTCGGGCTGATGGTCCCGTACATGGTGCGGGCGATCACCGGGCCCGACATGCGCTGGATCCTGCCGTACGCGGCCGTCCTCGCGCCCGTCCTGCTCCTCGGCTCCGACGTCGTCGGGCGGCTCGTGGCCCGGCCCTCCGAGCTCCAGGTCGGCATCGTGACCGCCCTCATCGGCGGGCCCGTCTTCATCCGACTCGTACGCCGCAAGAGGATGGCCCAGCTGTGA
- a CDS encoding FecCD family ABC transporter permease has product MTTKTLRAGGGLSVRYEPRAALSVLGLLVVTVAVAVVLIGTGDFPMTPGEVVDTLLGKGTVVQEFAVMDLRLPRVLVAVFVGAALAVGGAVFQSVSRNPLGSPDVIGFGQGATVGALTVIVLFQGSAAAAAGGAVVGGLVTGVTIYLLAWKKGVHGYRLVLVGIGAAAMLTSVIHYLITKANLVDATRATVWMTGSLDGRDWSQFWPLFAVCCVLLPLVLGHGRALRMLEMGDDAAYALGVKVERTRIILMASAVLLVAVATSAAGPIVFVSLSAPQLARRLTRAPGPNLAASALMGSALLLSADWIATNAFGERQLPVGVVTGILGGCYLLWLLVTERKAGRI; this is encoded by the coding sequence GTGACCACCAAGACCCTGCGGGCCGGCGGCGGACTCTCCGTACGGTACGAGCCCCGGGCCGCGCTCTCCGTCCTCGGCCTGCTCGTGGTCACCGTCGCCGTCGCCGTCGTCCTCATCGGCACCGGGGACTTCCCGATGACGCCCGGCGAGGTCGTCGACACGCTCCTCGGCAAGGGCACCGTCGTCCAGGAGTTCGCCGTCATGGACCTGCGGCTGCCGCGGGTCCTCGTCGCGGTCTTCGTCGGCGCCGCGCTCGCCGTCGGCGGGGCCGTCTTCCAGTCGGTGTCCCGCAATCCGCTCGGCAGCCCCGACGTCATCGGCTTCGGCCAGGGCGCCACCGTCGGCGCGCTCACCGTCATCGTCCTCTTCCAGGGCAGCGCCGCCGCCGCGGCCGGCGGGGCCGTCGTCGGCGGGCTCGTCACCGGTGTGACGATCTACCTGCTGGCGTGGAAGAAGGGCGTGCACGGCTACCGGCTCGTCCTCGTCGGCATCGGCGCCGCCGCCATGCTCACCTCCGTCATCCACTACCTGATCACCAAGGCCAATCTGGTGGACGCGACCCGCGCCACCGTGTGGATGACCGGCTCCCTCGACGGGCGCGACTGGTCCCAGTTCTGGCCGCTGTTCGCCGTCTGCTGCGTCCTGCTGCCGCTCGTCCTCGGCCACGGCCGGGCCCTGCGCATGCTGGAGATGGGCGACGACGCCGCGTACGCCCTCGGGGTGAAGGTCGAGCGGACCCGGATCATCCTCATGGCCTCGGCCGTCCTGCTTGTCGCCGTCGCCACGTCCGCCGCCGGGCCGATCGTCTTCGTGTCGCTGAGCGCGCCCCAGCTGGCCCGCCGGCTGACCCGGGCGCCCGGCCCCAACCTCGCCGCCTCCGCCCTCATGGGCTCGGCGCTGCTGCTCAGCGCCGACTGGATCGCCACCAACGCCTTCGGCGAGCGCCAGCTCCCGGTCGGCGTCGTCACCGGCATCCTCGGCGGCTGCTATCTGCTCTGGCTGCTCGTCACCGAACGCAAGGCGGGCCGGATATGA
- a CDS encoding ABC transporter ATP-binding protein, protein MGGRQKQRLSAESVTLAYEQRVIARGLSVEIPDNSFTVIVGPNACGKSTLLRALSRMLKPAEGQVLLDGASIHSLPAKKVAKTLGLLPQSSIAPDGITVADLVARGRYPHQGLLRQWSPEDERIVQESMASTGVAELADRYVDELSGGQRQRVWIAMALAQQTPLLLLDEPTTFLDIQHQIDVLDLCAELHETQGRTLVAVLHDLNHAARYATHLIAVRGGEVVAEGPPSEVVTAELVERVFGLRCQVIEDPETGTPLVVPAGRKARTGQRAGQVPVLRK, encoded by the coding sequence ATGGGCGGTCGGCAGAAGCAGCGGCTGAGCGCGGAATCGGTCACCCTCGCGTACGAGCAGCGGGTCATCGCCCGCGGCCTGTCCGTCGAGATCCCCGACAACTCCTTCACCGTCATCGTCGGGCCCAACGCCTGCGGCAAGTCGACCCTGCTGCGCGCCCTCTCCCGGATGCTGAAGCCCGCCGAGGGGCAGGTCCTGCTCGACGGGGCGTCGATCCACTCCCTGCCCGCCAAGAAGGTCGCCAAGACCCTCGGCCTGCTGCCCCAGTCCTCGATCGCCCCCGACGGCATCACCGTCGCCGACCTCGTCGCCCGCGGCCGCTACCCGCACCAGGGACTCCTGCGCCAGTGGTCGCCGGAGGACGAGCGGATCGTCCAGGAGTCGATGGCCTCGACCGGCGTCGCCGAACTGGCCGACCGGTACGTCGACGAGCTCTCCGGCGGGCAGCGCCAGCGTGTCTGGATCGCCATGGCGCTCGCCCAGCAGACACCGCTGCTGCTTCTCGACGAGCCGACGACGTTCCTCGACATCCAGCACCAGATCGACGTCCTCGACCTCTGCGCCGAGCTGCACGAGACGCAGGGCCGGACGCTCGTCGCCGTGCTGCACGACCTCAACCACGCGGCCCGGTACGCGACCCACCTCATCGCCGTCCGCGGCGGCGAGGTCGTCGCCGAGGGCCCGCCGTCCGAGGTCGTCACGGCCGAGCTCGTCGAGCGGGTCTTCGGACTGCGCTGCCAGGTCATCGAGGACCCGGAGACCGGTACGCCGCTGGTCGTGCCGGCCGGGCGCAAGGCCCGCACGGGGCAGCGGGCCGGGCAGGTGCCCGTCCTGCGGAAGTAG